One Microbacterium sp. W4I20 DNA window includes the following coding sequences:
- a CDS encoding cytochrome ubiquinol oxidase subunit I, with the protein MEWLDPLVLSRWQFGLTTVYHYLFVPLTIGMALVAAIFQTAWVRTGKVHYLHLTRFFGKIFLINFAMGVVTGIVQEFQFGMNWSDYSRFVGDVFGAPLAFEGLLAFFFEATFIGLWIFGWDKLPQKLHLATIWCVSIGSILSAYFIIAANAFMQNPVGYVYNPETNRAELTDFWALLTNPVALAAFPHTIFGALMFAAGVVISVSAWHLARGQHFDTMRISLKFGLWAMIFSTAGVVLTGDQLGLAMYAAQPMKMAAAEATFNTVCGADASFSLFTLGTPDGSSELFSIRVPYLLSLLSTHTLDACVHGINDLNAEYAQTYAATGLTEFAPVLWITYWAFRWMIGLGMAAGLVAVIGLWLTRKSAKKEPAPWMWKLAIWSFPLALFANIMGWVFTEMGRQPWIVFGLMSTRDGVSPGVSGVEVLISLIAFTAIYAALAVVEIRLIVRAAQKGPDTEEQPHDETAQLPSVVY; encoded by the coding sequence ATGGAATGGCTTGACCCGCTCGTCCTCTCCCGGTGGCAGTTCGGGCTGACGACCGTCTACCACTACCTGTTCGTGCCGCTCACGATCGGCATGGCGCTCGTCGCGGCGATCTTCCAGACCGCGTGGGTGCGCACCGGCAAGGTCCACTACCTGCACCTGACCCGCTTCTTCGGCAAGATCTTCCTCATCAACTTCGCGATGGGCGTGGTCACCGGCATCGTGCAGGAGTTCCAGTTCGGAATGAACTGGTCGGACTACTCGCGCTTCGTCGGCGACGTGTTCGGGGCCCCGCTCGCCTTCGAGGGGCTGCTCGCCTTCTTCTTCGAGGCGACCTTCATCGGGCTGTGGATCTTCGGATGGGACAAGCTCCCGCAGAAGCTGCACCTCGCCACCATCTGGTGCGTCTCGATCGGCAGCATCCTCTCGGCGTACTTCATCATCGCGGCCAACGCGTTCATGCAGAACCCGGTCGGCTACGTCTACAACCCCGAGACGAACCGCGCCGAGCTCACCGACTTCTGGGCGCTGCTGACGAACCCCGTCGCGCTCGCCGCGTTCCCGCACACGATCTTCGGCGCGCTCATGTTCGCGGCGGGAGTCGTGATCTCAGTGTCGGCTTGGCACCTGGCTCGCGGCCAGCACTTCGACACCATGCGCATCTCGCTGAAGTTCGGCCTCTGGGCGATGATCTTCTCGACTGCGGGCGTGGTGCTCACCGGTGACCAGCTCGGGCTGGCGATGTACGCCGCGCAGCCGATGAAGATGGCGGCTGCCGAGGCGACCTTCAACACGGTCTGCGGAGCCGATGCCTCCTTCAGCCTGTTCACGCTCGGCACCCCCGACGGAAGTTCCGAGCTGTTCTCGATCCGCGTGCCGTACCTGCTGTCGCTGCTCTCGACCCACACGCTCGACGCCTGCGTGCACGGCATCAACGACCTCAACGCCGAGTACGCGCAGACCTACGCGGCCACCGGGCTGACCGAGTTCGCGCCGGTGCTGTGGATCACGTACTGGGCGTTCCGCTGGATGATCGGCCTCGGCATGGCCGCGGGCCTCGTCGCCGTGATCGGACTCTGGCTGACCCGCAAGAGCGCGAAGAAGGAACCGGCGCCGTGGATGTGGAAGCTCGCGATCTGGTCATTCCCGCTCGCGCTGTTCGCCAACATCATGGGCTGGGTCTTCACCGAGATGGGCCGGCAGCCCTGGATCGTCTTCGGACTGATGAGCACGCGCGACGGCGTCTCGCCGGGAGTCTCCGGAGTCGAGGTGCTGATCTCCCTGATCGCGTTCACCGCCATCTACGCCGCGCTCGCCGTGGTCGAGATCCGTCTCATCGTCCGTGCGGCGCAGAAGGGTCCCGACACCGAAGAGCAACCCCACGATGAGACGGCCCAGCTGCCGTCGGTCGTCTACTGA
- a CDS encoding RNA polymerase sigma factor gives MNDRAAIVEVRRVLSATIAAERLRIVASLIRRTGEWELAEDAVQDAATRALTTWPERGIPDNSAAWLTTAARNAAMDALRRAATERRTVGRAAVEAEIDREDLQSQGSPAVPEPLGVVDDDRLRLIFTCCHPALPMEARVALTLRTVAGLEVDEVARAFLVSEPAMQKRLVRARARIRDAGIPYRVPAPAQLPERTQAVLAVLYLLFTEGYSGGAELVRTPLADEAIRLLRLLSSLMADSPQLPEVLGLLSLMLVQHSRAATRLDEAGDLILLEDQDRSRWDAAMIGDGVAALAASESARRRFDGVAGPYRLQAEIARHHATASSAESTDFARVAELYGRLARVAPSPVVEVNRAVAVGLAEGPLAGLALLDALQDARLENYHLLPAAQADMLRRAGRDVDALPHYRRARELAPSEAERRFLDRRIAEAGGRDRSS, from the coding sequence ATGAACGACCGGGCGGCGATCGTCGAGGTGCGCCGCGTGCTCAGCGCGACGATCGCCGCCGAACGGCTGCGGATCGTGGCCTCGCTCATCCGTCGCACGGGGGAGTGGGAGCTCGCGGAGGATGCGGTGCAGGATGCCGCCACCCGCGCACTGACCACCTGGCCGGAACGAGGGATCCCGGACAACTCCGCGGCCTGGCTGACGACCGCCGCCCGGAACGCGGCCATGGATGCGCTACGCCGCGCCGCGACCGAGCGCCGGACGGTCGGGCGTGCGGCGGTCGAGGCGGAGATCGACCGGGAGGATCTGCAGTCCCAGGGATCGCCCGCGGTGCCGGAGCCGCTCGGCGTGGTCGACGACGATCGGCTGCGACTGATCTTCACCTGCTGTCATCCCGCGCTGCCGATGGAGGCGCGGGTGGCGCTGACCCTGCGCACGGTCGCGGGGCTCGAGGTCGACGAGGTCGCCCGGGCGTTCCTGGTGTCAGAACCCGCGATGCAGAAGCGACTGGTGCGCGCCCGCGCCCGGATCCGCGACGCCGGGATCCCCTATCGCGTGCCCGCGCCCGCGCAGCTGCCGGAACGCACTCAGGCCGTGCTCGCGGTGCTGTACCTGCTCTTCACCGAGGGCTATTCGGGCGGGGCCGAACTCGTGCGGACGCCGTTGGCGGACGAGGCGATCCGACTGCTGCGACTGCTCTCGAGCCTGATGGCGGACTCGCCGCAGCTCCCCGAGGTCCTCGGGTTGCTGTCGCTCATGCTCGTCCAGCACTCGCGCGCGGCCACGCGCCTCGATGAGGCGGGCGACCTGATCCTGCTGGAGGACCAGGATCGATCGCGGTGGGATGCCGCGATGATCGGCGACGGGGTGGCAGCCCTCGCAGCATCCGAATCCGCTCGCCGTCGCTTCGACGGGGTCGCCGGCCCGTACCGGCTGCAGGCGGAGATCGCGCGACACCATGCGACTGCGTCCTCCGCGGAATCGACCGACTTCGCGCGGGTGGCAGAGCTGTACGGGCGTCTCGCCCGCGTGGCACCGTCGCCGGTCGTGGAGGTGAATCGGGCGGTCGCTGTCGGTCTCGCCGAAGGTCCCCTCGCCGGCCTCGCGCTCCTCGACGCGCTCCAGGATGCTCGGCTGGAGAACTACCATCTGCTCCCCGCTGCGCAGGCGGACATGCTGCGCCGTGCCGGGCGCGACGTCGACGCATTGCCGCACTACCGACGTGCGCGGGAGCTTGCTCCGTCGGAAGCGGAGCGTCGGTTCCTGGATCGCCGGATCGCCGAAGCCGGTGGCCGGGATCGCAGTTCGTAG
- the cydC gene encoding thiol reductant ABC exporter subunit CydC, which translates to MTLRQAQGTRREAGARVREVLRLAQPPARRFLPGLVWGALSAAAAVSLLAVSGWLIVSASIVDSLVPLSIAVVGVRFFAVSRAVTRYLERLSGHDAALRQLAVTRADLVRRLVPLSPAGLGSTDRGQVLAALVDDVENLQNLPLRVVQPLAVAGVVAVGAVGFIAFVSPSAALTLAVCLLVAAAAAIGLGWMIGSRAEALVSARRADLSAALVDYLGSLDVLLAYGAEAQARVRIAAADADLRRVVARASLAQAIAAGVVSAVAGAASVWALAAAAPGLAAGAIDGPWLAVVVLVPMVVFEIFGAVPVAAASWRSVRSSAQRIVDVLPERMPDELRPDAGEKTGGSDSTINTAPTLRMRGVRAHWPGGAPALKGVDLDLRPGERVLVAGPSGAGKSSLAAVLVGFLRVEGEYLLDGHDAAAISGPALRRTIGLCEQSPQLFDEDIRQNLLFARDTATDEELLDVLDRVGLGEWARERGGLDARVGERGALVSGGQAQRIALARALLRGFPVLVLDEPTAGVDPAASDALLRDLLGATGEQSVLLISHVEPPSGTVDRVVRLEDGRTV; encoded by the coding sequence ATGACCCTTCGACAGGCTCAGGGAACCCGGCGTGAGGCCGGCGCGCGGGTACGAGAGGTGCTGCGGCTCGCGCAGCCGCCGGCGCGGCGGTTCCTGCCCGGCCTCGTCTGGGGTGCGCTGTCTGCTGCGGCCGCCGTCAGCCTGCTCGCGGTCAGCGGCTGGCTCATCGTGAGCGCGTCGATCGTCGACTCGCTCGTGCCGCTGTCGATCGCCGTCGTCGGAGTGAGGTTCTTCGCGGTGTCGCGCGCGGTGACGCGCTACCTGGAGCGGCTGAGCGGGCACGACGCGGCGCTCCGGCAGCTCGCCGTGACCCGGGCCGACCTGGTGCGCCGCCTCGTGCCGCTGTCGCCCGCCGGCCTCGGCTCGACCGATCGCGGACAGGTGCTCGCCGCCCTCGTCGACGACGTGGAGAACCTGCAGAACCTTCCGCTCCGCGTGGTGCAGCCGCTCGCCGTCGCCGGTGTCGTGGCGGTCGGCGCGGTGGGGTTCATCGCCTTCGTGTCGCCGTCGGCCGCGCTGACGCTCGCGGTCTGCCTGCTCGTCGCGGCGGCCGCGGCGATCGGGCTCGGATGGATGATCGGCTCGCGTGCCGAGGCGCTCGTCTCAGCTCGTCGCGCAGACCTTTCGGCCGCGCTCGTCGACTATCTCGGCAGTCTCGACGTGCTCCTCGCGTACGGCGCCGAGGCACAGGCGCGCGTCCGCATCGCCGCTGCCGATGCCGACCTCCGTCGCGTGGTCGCCCGGGCATCGCTCGCGCAGGCGATCGCCGCGGGAGTGGTGTCGGCCGTCGCCGGTGCTGCCTCGGTGTGGGCGCTCGCCGCCGCGGCGCCGGGCCTCGCCGCCGGAGCGATCGACGGGCCGTGGCTGGCCGTCGTCGTGCTCGTGCCGATGGTCGTGTTCGAGATCTTCGGAGCGGTGCCGGTGGCCGCGGCATCCTGGCGCAGCGTGCGGTCGAGTGCGCAACGCATCGTCGACGTGCTGCCGGAGCGGATGCCGGACGAGCTGCGTCCGGACGCGGGGGAGAAGACGGGCGGGTCTGACAGCACGATCAACACCGCACCGACCCTGCGGATGCGCGGAGTCCGCGCGCACTGGCCGGGCGGTGCGCCGGCGCTGAAGGGCGTCGACCTCGACCTCCGGCCGGGCGAGCGGGTGCTCGTGGCAGGTCCGAGCGGGGCGGGGAAGAGCTCGCTCGCGGCGGTGCTGGTCGGGTTCCTGCGGGTCGAGGGCGAGTACCTCCTCGACGGCCACGATGCGGCGGCCATCTCCGGCCCGGCCCTGCGGCGCACGATCGGCCTGTGCGAGCAGAGTCCGCAGCTGTTCGACGAGGACATCCGCCAGAACCTGCTGTTCGCGCGCGACACCGCGACCGACGAAGAGCTGCTGGACGTGCTCGACCGCGTGGGCCTGGGGGAGTGGGCGCGGGAGCGCGGCGGCCTCGACGCCAGGGTCGGCGAACGCGGCGCGCTGGTCTCGGGCGGTCAGGCGCAGCGCATCGCCCTCGCCCGTGCGTTGCTGCGCGGGTTCCCGGTGCTGGTGCTCGACGAGCCGACCGCAGGTGTCGATCCCGCGGCATCCGATGCGCTGCTGCGCGACCTGCTCGGCGCGACCGGCGAGCAGTCGGTGCTGCTGATCTCGCACGTCGAACCGCCGTCGGGGACGGTCGATCGTGTGGTGCGGCTGGAGGACGGCCGGACCGTGTGA
- a CDS encoding metalloregulator ArsR/SmtB family transcription factor produces MRNGGPVCGPISTYSRVQLLHLLFEAGRGQRRAELTIGELCEATGLHANTVREHLQRLIEGGYVIPTIEHRTTRGRPRTLYRAATGAPDASSPVARDKAKAAARRGDLMRRMLPAAASALGREATYQLDALVEHLEESGFEPIVDDIRLTVDLSPCPHAAGSPDARPMLCQVHLGLMQGVLNEAGGPLTADCVQASAEPADCTVRLTDRTGAAHGMA; encoded by the coding sequence ATGCGCAACGGCGGGCCCGTCTGCGGGCCGATCTCGACCTACTCCAGGGTGCAGCTCCTGCACCTGCTCTTCGAGGCCGGTCGCGGCCAGCGCCGGGCCGAGCTCACCATCGGCGAGCTCTGCGAAGCCACCGGTCTGCACGCGAACACGGTGCGCGAGCACCTGCAGCGTCTCATCGAGGGCGGCTACGTCATCCCGACGATCGAGCATCGCACCACCCGCGGCCGCCCGCGCACGCTGTACCGCGCCGCGACCGGCGCCCCCGACGCGTCGAGTCCGGTCGCCCGAGACAAGGCGAAGGCCGCCGCCCGTCGCGGGGACCTCATGCGACGGATGCTGCCCGCCGCAGCATCCGCTCTGGGCCGCGAGGCGACGTATCAGCTGGACGCCCTCGTCGAGCATCTGGAGGAGAGCGGCTTCGAGCCGATCGTGGACGACATCCGGCTCACGGTCGACCTGAGCCCGTGCCCGCACGCCGCGGGAAGCCCGGATGCCCGGCCGATGCTGTGCCAGGTGCATCTCGGCCTCATGCAGGGCGTGCTGAACGAGGCGGGCGGGCCGCTGACGGCCGACTGCGTGCAGGCCTCGGCGGAACCGGCCGACTGCACGGTGAGACTGACCGATCGAACAGGAGCCGCGCATGGAATGGCTTGA
- a CDS encoding dehydrogenase — protein sequence MAAKKAKASKNKPAPEDFRSEALALALEKQDVAAVALALRNGTTVVPLISPGARDNPLDTGEVWTYRDSTTGDLALLLFSDAKNKPANLPPGVGVYTADWLRKFLAAHPITTVFLDIAGPHPMQAVPAELLKALDA from the coding sequence ATGGCAGCGAAGAAGGCGAAGGCCTCGAAGAACAAGCCCGCACCCGAGGACTTCCGATCGGAAGCGCTCGCGCTCGCGCTCGAGAAGCAGGACGTCGCCGCCGTCGCCCTGGCGCTGCGCAACGGCACCACTGTCGTGCCGCTGATCTCGCCGGGTGCCCGCGACAACCCGCTCGACACCGGTGAGGTGTGGACGTACCGCGACTCGACGACCGGCGACCTCGCGCTGCTGCTCTTCAGCGACGCGAAGAACAAGCCGGCGAACCTGCCTCCCGGCGTCGGTGTCTACACGGCGGACTGGCTGCGCAAGTTCCTCGCCGCCCACCCGATCACCACCGTGTTCCTCGACATCGCCGGCCCCCACCCCATGCAGGCGGTGCCCGCGGAGCTCCTCAAGGCGCTCGACGCGTAA
- the cydB gene encoding cytochrome d ubiquinol oxidase subunit II, producing the protein MDLATLWFWLVGFFFVGYFVLDGFDFGVGMSLPFLGRNDVSRRQVINTIGPIWDLNETWVIVAGAVLFASFPEWYATLFSGFYLPLLLILLALILRGVSFEYRHQREDAAWKRRFDRMIVIGSAVPAFLWGVAFGNIVQGVALDADHIYVGGFFALLNPYSLLVGATTLLVFFLHGVLFVALKTDGQVHDDARRLVKIAAVPTILVAAGTVLWTIGIASGRAAPMLFLVVVAGALAAVSLIAAVLFSVRGRDGRAFTAGAATVLFAVVMLFLALFPYVMPSTIDPAFSLTIANASSTPYTLQIMSWTALIALPLVIAYQSWTYWIFRKRVTRSSIEAAPAHA; encoded by the coding sequence ATGGATCTCGCCACACTCTGGTTCTGGCTCGTCGGCTTCTTCTTCGTCGGCTACTTCGTGCTCGACGGCTTCGACTTCGGCGTGGGGATGTCGCTGCCGTTCCTCGGCCGGAACGACGTCTCGCGGCGGCAGGTGATCAACACGATCGGACCCATCTGGGACCTCAACGAGACCTGGGTCATCGTCGCGGGCGCCGTGCTGTTCGCATCATTCCCGGAGTGGTACGCCACGCTCTTCAGCGGCTTCTACCTGCCGCTGCTGCTGATCCTGCTCGCGCTGATCCTGCGTGGCGTCTCGTTCGAGTACCGGCACCAGCGGGAGGATGCCGCGTGGAAGCGGCGCTTCGACCGGATGATCGTGATCGGCTCGGCCGTGCCCGCGTTCCTCTGGGGCGTCGCATTCGGCAACATCGTGCAAGGAGTCGCGCTGGATGCGGACCACATCTACGTCGGCGGCTTCTTCGCCCTGCTGAACCCGTACTCGCTGCTCGTCGGCGCCACGACGCTGCTGGTGTTCTTCCTGCACGGGGTGCTGTTCGTGGCACTGAAGACCGACGGGCAGGTGCACGACGATGCGCGGCGCCTGGTGAAGATCGCTGCCGTGCCGACGATCCTCGTGGCGGCGGGTACCGTGCTGTGGACGATCGGCATCGCCTCGGGGCGTGCGGCGCCGATGCTGTTCCTGGTCGTCGTCGCGGGTGCGCTCGCCGCGGTCTCGCTGATCGCCGCGGTGCTCTTCTCGGTGCGCGGGCGCGACGGTCGGGCCTTCACCGCGGGAGCGGCGACCGTGCTGTTCGCGGTCGTGATGCTGTTCCTCGCTCTGTTCCCGTACGTCATGCCCTCGACGATCGACCCCGCGTTCAGCCTCACGATCGCCAACGCGTCGAGCACGCCGTATACGCTGCAGATCATGAGCTGGACCGCGCTGATCGCCCTCCCGCTGGTCATCGCGTACCAGAGCTGGACGTACTGGATCTTCCGCAAGCGCGTCACCCGCTCCTCCATCGAGGCGGCACCGGCGCACGCATGA
- the radA gene encoding DNA repair protein RadA: protein MATRKPAPPAYVCTECGWTTAKWVGRCAECQQWGTVQEQAAPTGILRRVTALAPTTERAARPITQITTEDAPRRTSGVGEFDRVLGGGIVPGAAILLSGEPGVGKSTLLLEVAAQAARAGRRVLYASAEESPAQVRLRAERTGALHDELYLASETDLATILGHIDEVQPQLVIVDSVQTVSSSQIDGAAGQPSQVREVASALIRVAKDRGLPIIIVGHVTKDGQVAGPRVLEHLVDVVCHFEGDRETSLRFIRALKNRFGPTDEVGCFEMTGAGISEVPDPSGLFLSQGATAEGTCVAISLEGRRALPVEVQALTVPSSAPNPRRIVHGVDSSRVAMVLAILERRADVKTSNLDVYVSTVGGVRFTEPAADLAIAIAVAGSVKRTSVPRTVAAVGELSLAGEIRPVTQAAQRRSEAARLGYEQVVDDRSKTLVGALRDIKARDRSPREQRDIPPF from the coding sequence ATGGCCACCCGGAAACCCGCTCCTCCCGCGTACGTCTGCACGGAGTGCGGGTGGACGACGGCGAAGTGGGTGGGGCGCTGCGCCGAGTGCCAGCAGTGGGGAACCGTGCAGGAGCAGGCCGCACCGACCGGCATCCTGCGCCGGGTCACCGCCCTCGCACCGACCACCGAGCGCGCTGCTCGGCCGATCACGCAGATCACCACCGAAGACGCCCCGAGGCGCACCAGCGGCGTGGGCGAATTCGACCGGGTGCTCGGCGGGGGCATCGTGCCGGGAGCCGCGATCCTGCTCAGCGGCGAGCCCGGCGTCGGCAAGTCGACGCTGCTGCTCGAGGTCGCCGCGCAAGCGGCGCGCGCCGGACGCCGAGTTCTCTATGCGAGCGCCGAGGAATCGCCCGCCCAGGTGCGACTGCGCGCCGAGCGCACCGGCGCCCTGCACGACGAGCTCTACCTCGCGAGCGAGACCGACCTGGCGACCATCCTCGGGCACATCGACGAGGTGCAGCCGCAGCTCGTCATCGTCGACTCGGTCCAGACCGTGTCGTCGTCGCAGATCGACGGGGCGGCCGGGCAGCCGAGCCAGGTGCGCGAGGTCGCGTCCGCGCTCATCCGGGTCGCGAAGGACCGCGGCCTGCCGATCATCATCGTCGGCCACGTGACGAAAGACGGCCAGGTCGCGGGCCCCCGCGTGCTCGAGCACCTGGTCGACGTCGTCTGCCACTTCGAGGGTGACCGCGAGACCTCGCTGCGCTTCATCCGCGCACTCAAGAACCGCTTCGGCCCGACCGACGAGGTGGGATGCTTCGAGATGACGGGCGCCGGCATCTCCGAGGTGCCCGACCCCTCGGGCCTCTTCCTGTCGCAGGGCGCCACGGCCGAGGGCACCTGCGTCGCCATCTCGCTCGAGGGGCGGCGCGCTCTGCCCGTCGAGGTGCAGGCGCTCACCGTGCCGTCGTCCGCCCCGAACCCCCGGCGCATCGTGCACGGCGTCGACTCGTCGCGCGTGGCGATGGTGCTGGCGATCCTCGAAAGGCGCGCCGACGTCAAGACGAGCAACCTCGACGTCTACGTGTCGACCGTCGGCGGCGTGCGCTTCACGGAGCCGGCCGCCGATCTCGCGATCGCGATCGCCGTGGCGGGGTCGGTGAAGCGCACATCGGTGCCGCGCACGGTCGCAGCGGTGGGAGAACTGAGCCTGGCCGGAGAGATCCGTCCCGTCACCCAGGCGGCGCAGCGCCGCTCGGAGGCCGCGCGCCTCGGCTACGAGCAGGTCGTCGACGACCGGTCGAAGACCCTCGTCGGAGCGCTGCGAGACATCAAGGCGCGCGACCGCTCGCCGCGCGAGCAGCGCGACATCCCGCCGTTCTGA
- the cydD gene encoding thiol reductant ABC exporter subunit CydD, which yields MKPVDPRLLRYAGAARGFLAASALIGVVQTAVTIAFAWLLTDAVTGALAGRNVTSSLLWLLAAALLRGILIAASDAAGTRAAAKTGMQLRAALIAAVGRLGPGWLGQRNQTALAVTAGHGLEALDAYFARYIPQLVLTVIATPVIVAVMWWQDWPSGLTAIITLPLIPLFLILIGIATRTVQTRQWQTLQRLAVRFADTVQGLSTLRLFGREQRAADRIETTADEYRRETMKVLRFSFLSGFAMELLASLAVALIAVAVGFRLLSGDLSLEVGLFVLLLAPEAFLPIRQVGVQFHAAAEGVAATEDVFEVLDAAGSQPALVHNSVRTSAGGWDSGLSAPVTAVLTESCTDDRGLVVADLRVRDLPPVSFTAEPGAITLIEGPSGAGKSSLLAALRGATRFDGRAVFAGRDVRELEPAAWLAWAGQQAGLLRGTVAENVALGDPEPDSLRVRSALDAACADTIRPEQLLGVQGAGLSGGQAQRVAVARALYRHTSDPRRVLALDEPSSALDPDTEARLWRSLRERADAGATILLVSHRRSARHIADQVVALGVSA from the coding sequence ATGAAACCCGTCGATCCGCGGCTGCTGCGCTACGCGGGTGCCGCGCGGGGGTTCCTCGCGGCATCCGCGCTGATCGGCGTGGTGCAGACGGCCGTGACGATCGCGTTCGCCTGGTTGCTGACGGATGCCGTCACCGGCGCGCTCGCGGGGCGGAACGTGACGTCGTCGCTGCTGTGGCTGCTCGCGGCGGCGCTGCTGCGCGGCATCCTGATCGCGGCGTCGGATGCGGCCGGTACCCGTGCGGCGGCGAAGACGGGGATGCAGCTGCGAGCGGCGTTGATCGCGGCCGTGGGTCGCCTGGGGCCGGGGTGGCTGGGTCAGCGGAACCAGACCGCGCTCGCGGTGACCGCCGGCCACGGGCTCGAGGCGCTCGACGCGTACTTCGCCCGGTACATCCCGCAGCTCGTGCTCACCGTGATCGCGACGCCGGTGATCGTCGCGGTGATGTGGTGGCAGGACTGGCCGAGCGGACTGACCGCGATCATCACGCTGCCGCTGATCCCGCTGTTCCTGATCCTCATCGGCATCGCGACGCGCACCGTGCAGACCCGGCAGTGGCAGACGCTGCAGCGGTTGGCGGTGCGGTTCGCCGACACGGTGCAGGGGCTCTCGACGCTGCGGCTGTTCGGGCGCGAGCAGCGGGCGGCCGACCGCATCGAGACGACCGCGGACGAGTATCGCCGCGAGACCATGAAGGTGCTGCGGTTCTCGTTCCTGTCGGGCTTCGCGATGGAGCTGCTGGCCTCGCTCGCGGTCGCACTGATCGCGGTGGCTGTGGGGTTCCGGCTGCTGTCCGGCGACCTGTCGCTCGAGGTCGGGCTGTTCGTGCTGCTGCTCGCGCCCGAGGCGTTCCTGCCGATCCGCCAGGTCGGGGTGCAGTTCCACGCGGCGGCCGAGGGGGTTGCGGCGACCGAAGACGTGTTCGAGGTGCTCGATGCGGCGGGGTCTCAGCCGGCGCTCGTTCACAATTCAGTCAGAACTTCGGCCGGCGGGTGGGACTCGGGCCTTTCCGCCCCGGTGACGGCAGTTCTGACTGAATCCTGCACGGACGACCGCGGGCTCGTGGTCGCCGACCTCCGCGTGCGCGACCTTCCGCCCGTCTCGTTCACCGCCGAACCCGGCGCGATCACGCTGATCGAGGGGCCGAGCGGCGCGGGGAAGTCGAGCCTGCTGGCCGCGCTGCGCGGTGCGACCCGGTTCGACGGCCGCGCGGTCTTCGCGGGCCGTGACGTCCGCGAACTCGAACCGGCCGCGTGGCTGGCGTGGGCGGGGCAGCAGGCCGGCCTGCTGCGGGGAACGGTCGCGGAGAACGTGGCACTCGGCGACCCGGAGCCCGATTCGCTCCGTGTCCGATCGGCGCTGGATGCCGCCTGCGCGGACACGATCCGGCCGGAGCAACTGCTCGGAGTGCAGGGTGCCGGCCTGTCGGGCGGGCAGGCGCAGCGCGTCGCCGTCGCCCGGGCGCTGTACCGGCACACCTCCGATCCTCGGCGGGTGCTCGCGCTGGATGAGCCGTCGAGCGCGCTCGACCCCGACACGGAAGCGCGGCTGTGGCGTTCGCTGCGCGAGCGGGCGGATGCCGGCGCCACGATCCTGCTCGTCTCGCACCGCCGGTCGGCGCGGCACATCGCGGATCAAGTCGTGGCGTTGGGGGTGAGCGCATGA